One Pectinophora gossypiella chromosome 21, ilPecGoss1.1, whole genome shotgun sequence genomic region harbors:
- the LOC126376739 gene encoding uncharacterized protein LOC126376739 isoform X2, giving the protein MPVSGRNLLVLVWVLTLAALVTSQITFSRDWSGGKRAEPVELDCGQFARLCRHFVHEMKSSLAGRLPDSGAKHRHPLEETPPIYEDE; this is encoded by the exons ATGCCTGTGAGCGGACG GAACTTATTAGTCCTGGTGTGGGTGCTCACGCTGGCCGCGCTGGTGACGTCACAGATCACCTTCAGTCGTGACTGGAGTGGAGGCAAGAGAGCCGAGCCAGTGGAGCTCGACTGCGGACAGTTCGCGCGACTCTGCCGACACTTCGTA CACGAGATGAAGTCGTCGCTGGCGGGCAGGCTGCCCGACTCCGGGGCGAAGCACCGCCACCCGTTAGAAGAGACGCCCCCCATCTATGAGGATGAATAG